From one Deltaproteobacteria bacterium genomic stretch:
- a CDS encoding DUF4268 domain-containing protein, translating into MIAKIERVPLRDVWPHEAYDFTQWLEENIDVLSEAIDRTIVNAEREKKTESTLSVDLVAEDEAGSSIIIENQLEKSDHDHLGKLITYLTAMQASSAVWIVADPRPEHVAALNWLNESSSADFYLLKIEAIRIENSPPAPLLTLIVGPSEEGKSIGRNKQELSERDHLRHRWWSQIVQHPDAKLHRHITPGKYSWIGLGSGVRGIGFNYVVTKQDASAEVYIDRGKGKNQENLQVFDHLNARKDQIEADFSGSLGWQRLEGKRACRIRAAVPGGYHDPEEAWRATHDLMTDAMNRLVGAIRPHLASLKIEDTVEELDEGVAETVE; encoded by the coding sequence ATGATTGCAAAAATTGAGCGAGTACCACTTCGCGATGTATGGCCTCATGAAGCCTACGACTTCACTCAGTGGCTGGAGGAGAACATCGATGTCTTGAGCGAAGCGATCGACCGGACCATCGTCAACGCCGAGCGGGAGAAGAAGACGGAAAGCACGTTGAGCGTCGATCTTGTCGCCGAGGACGAGGCTGGATCGTCGATCATCATCGAAAACCAGCTCGAGAAGAGTGACCACGACCACCTGGGCAAGCTGATTACCTACCTGACGGCAATGCAAGCGAGTTCCGCCGTCTGGATTGTAGCGGACCCCCGCCCAGAACATGTGGCCGCCCTGAATTGGCTCAACGAGTCCTCCAGCGCTGACTTCTACCTTCTGAAGATCGAGGCGATCCGGATCGAGAACTCCCCACCCGCCCCGCTGCTGACTCTGATTGTTGGACCCTCTGAGGAAGGAAAGTCGATCGGGCGTAACAAACAGGAACTGAGTGAACGCGATCACCTACGACACAGGTGGTGGTCCCAGATCGTGCAGCACCCGGACGCCAAACTTCATCGCCACATCACACCCGGCAAGTATTCCTGGATCGGCCTTGGTTCAGGAGTGCGCGGGATCGGCTTCAACTATGTCGTGACAAAGCAAGACGCGAGCGCCGAAGTCTACATCGATCGCGGCAAGGGCAAGAACCAAGAAAACCTTCAGGTCTTCGATCATCTTAACGCGAGGAAAGACCAGATCGAGGCTGATTTCAGTGGTTCACTCGGTTGGCAAAGGCTGGAAGGCAAGCGGGCGTGTCGAATCCGGGCAGCTGTTCCTGGAGGCTACCATGACCCTGAGGAAGCCTGGCGGGCCACTCATGACCTGATGACTGACGCCATGAACCGTCTTGTAGGCGCGATCCGCCCGCATCTTGCGTCCTTGAAGATCGAGGACACGGTCGAGGAGTTGGACGAGGGTGTAGCCGAGACCGTCGAGTGA
- a CDS encoding chemotaxis protein, with protein MKLIFVEYLASLKERGELDVIMPDLLSELGLSVISRPATGTKQYGVDVAAVGSDGDGNRKVFLLSIKPGDLRRSGWDVGPQSLRTSLNQILDVYVPNQIPKRYSNLPVVVVLCIGGELHEDVRTDVEGFIRQNTRDRISFDVWNGDRLADLLLSGILRENALPENSRSDLRKSIALADEPDASFGHFSRFVTAIVDQCKATRPARLTAIRRIYLGLWTLYVWSRTADNTEAAYLSSERAVLMAWHLVKNHIIGKSKPARQLIQSMERLISLHGLIADDYISRYVEPRARILHGLSSAVPSHASLDVNLRLFELVGRIGMRGHWLLHIADRLGQQGNADQQEAVRNALQSQAQLLADMIGNNPILRSPIKDSQATDINIACLFLDRVGYGDVIRQWIGQIAQATAFAFDSHAPYPCVYEEYGDLIEHPRDNAEYRNDATAGSILVPTLSVWAAATNDTETLGLLTDFVAGRYKHSTLQLLYPGTDTESLLYRGNVNHGLAFTDIAIKRSCKDVLSPIKAECNASREFWSLSAVTHGLWPLVILASRHHRVPVPPHFWPFPDETTEESY; from the coding sequence ATGAAACTCATCTTTGTCGAATACTTGGCCTCCTTGAAAGAACGGGGAGAACTCGACGTCATCATGCCAGATCTCCTCAGTGAGCTCGGCTTGTCTGTGATATCCCGACCCGCGACAGGAACGAAGCAATACGGCGTTGACGTCGCCGCAGTTGGCAGTGATGGTGACGGCAACCGGAAGGTCTTTCTGCTCTCAATCAAGCCCGGAGACCTCAGGCGCTCAGGCTGGGATGTTGGGCCACAATCCCTTCGGACCTCGCTCAATCAAATCCTCGACGTTTACGTTCCTAATCAGATCCCAAAGCGGTACAGCAACCTTCCGGTGGTTGTTGTCTTGTGCATTGGCGGTGAGCTACACGAGGATGTGAGGACCGATGTCGAGGGTTTTATCCGCCAAAACACGCGTGACCGTATCTCTTTCGATGTTTGGAATGGCGATCGCCTTGCCGATCTGCTGCTGTCGGGTATCCTGCGCGAGAATGCTCTTCCTGAAAACTCGCGATCTGATCTCCGAAAATCGATCGCGTTGGCCGATGAACCCGACGCCAGTTTCGGACACTTTAGTCGTTTTGTCACCGCGATCGTCGATCAGTGCAAGGCGACTCGCCCGGCTCGTCTCACGGCAATCCGCCGGATATACCTCGGCCTGTGGACCCTGTACGTCTGGTCGCGCACCGCCGACAACACCGAAGCCGCCTACCTGTCGAGTGAGCGCGCCGTCTTGATGGCATGGCACTTGGTCAAGAACCACATCATCGGCAAGTCAAAGCCGGCACGGCAATTGATACAATCGATGGAGAGACTCATTTCACTGCACGGCCTGATTGCAGACGACTACATCTCGCGTTACGTTGAGCCCAGAGCCAGGATACTGCACGGATTGTCTTCAGCCGTGCCCAGCCATGCATCGCTCGACGTAAACCTGAGGCTCTTCGAACTAGTTGGACGCATAGGTATGCGAGGACATTGGCTCTTGCACATTGCAGATCGACTCGGCCAACAAGGTAACGCCGATCAACAAGAAGCCGTCAGAAACGCTCTCCAGTCCCAAGCCCAGCTCCTGGCGGATATGATCGGGAACAACCCGATTCTACGGTCGCCGATCAAGGATAGCCAAGCGACCGACATCAATATCGCGTGCCTCTTCCTCGACAGGGTGGGGTACGGTGATGTGATCCGACAATGGATTGGGCAGATCGCGCAAGCAACGGCCTTCGCCTTTGACTCTCATGCCCCTTATCCGTGCGTCTATGAAGAGTATGGCGATCTCATCGAACATCCCAGGGACAATGCCGAGTACCGCAATGACGCCACTGCGGGCAGCATTCTCGTCCCGACGCTTTCGGTTTGGGCGGCAGCAACGAACGACACCGAGACGCTGGGACTGCTTACGGATTTCGTCGCGGGACGTTACAAACACTCTACCCTGCAACTCTTGTATCCAGGTACCGACACGGAATCCCTCCTTTATCGTGGAAACGTGAACCATGGCTTGGCTTTCACCGACATCGCGATAAAGCGCAGTTGCAAAGACGTGCTTTCACCAATCAAAGCAGAGTGCAACGCAAGCAGAGAATTCTGGTCTTTGTCCGCTGTTACACACGGTCTCTGGCCTTTGGTCATTTTGGCCAGCCGCCATCACCGTGTTCCCGTGCCGCCACATTTCTGGCCGTTTCCCGACGAGACTACCGAGGAAAGCTACTAG